In a single window of the Flavobacterium ammoniigenes genome:
- a CDS encoding fibrinogen-like YCDxxxxGGGW domain-containing protein, translating into MCKRIYILFFICFSIVSNAQIIPRNLALRKPLGINTQLFSYTGAIQQFIVPNRVTAIQVNAIGALGGIGGGGQPGGAGANITTTLNVTPGQVLYIVVGGFPGQSATAKYGFAGNGGSNSSGTGYGGAGGGLSGVFTSSSPATANALVVAGGGGGGSGSGGTINYNGGAALNSNGTTAANGQGSTAYPVSSRYQYGYGASTTSVGVGGYAFDNAPAQNGADGNGINGGAGGDGTIWQAAGGGGGGFYGGGGGAGGGAANGGGGGGSTKSVSGINSFGTPNTTSDGSVSITCFSNSGLVLHLDAGNTTSYNGSGTTWNDLSGNGSNVTLTNTTYSSANGGSIVFNGTTSYADFTANIGNTNVVTVEMWVKTNSLTSPIGMYFGFGLYDVWTSGGNIGYNTSAGDLQGVNSSQVDFLGIVGGWRHLVFVMNSGAKTNNKIYVNGESQTMSQVYGTFNTANANFNSGVGRISSWRNDLNWRMNMHVANFKIYNRELTQQEITNNFNANKSRFYAEKDGLSPQTASTNAYQIKQDYPSSTDGFYWIKNSNINGGVPFRIYADMTTDGGGWTLILKNSSNSVWTYANAIAYNSQIPFTTNSEVISTATSSYSIIGWADYIKRSASGFQYMIDAGSRRSFGGIWTANGSYSFVKTDNTQTDVTINTKFGSWNYNTANNGISQRMPWYSNTTGSGTGYITLSSGTGNWWGTMVANNQYYSPSPWLSDASGGTSTNTDPGIIWYWVR; encoded by the coding sequence ATGTGTAAACGAATATATATCCTATTTTTTATTTGTTTTTCGATAGTATCGAATGCGCAAATTATTCCACGCAATCTAGCTTTACGAAAACCACTGGGTATTAACACTCAACTATTTTCCTATACAGGAGCTATCCAACAATTTATTGTCCCTAATAGGGTGACTGCCATTCAGGTTAATGCCATTGGTGCATTGGGAGGAATTGGCGGGGGTGGACAGCCAGGAGGAGCAGGAGCGAATATCACCACTACCCTAAATGTAACACCGGGACAAGTGTTGTATATCGTTGTGGGAGGATTTCCTGGACAATCGGCTACGGCTAAATATGGTTTTGCCGGAAATGGAGGGAGTAACTCTAGTGGGACTGGCTATGGTGGAGCAGGAGGTGGATTATCAGGGGTGTTTACATCTAGTTCACCTGCTACTGCAAATGCATTGGTTGTTGCCGGAGGCGGTGGAGGCGGTAGTGGTTCAGGTGGTACAATAAATTATAATGGAGGAGCTGCCTTAAATTCAAATGGAACTACCGCTGCGAATGGTCAAGGATCTACGGCTTATCCTGTTTCTTCGAGATATCAATATGGGTATGGAGCTTCTACCACCTCAGTAGGTGTTGGGGGATATGCTTTTGATAATGCACCCGCTCAAAATGGCGCTGACGGAAATGGAATAAACGGTGGTGCTGGTGGAGATGGTACCATTTGGCAAGCAGCTGGCGGCGGCGGCGGCGGGTTTTATGGCGGCGGCGGTGGCGCTGGCGGTGGTGCAGCAAATGGTGGTGGAGGTGGTGGCTCAACCAAATCTGTTTCTGGAATTAATTCATTTGGAACGCCCAATACCACTTCTGATGGTAGTGTTTCCATTACTTGTTTTTCTAATTCAGGTTTGGTATTGCATTTAGACGCGGGCAATACTACTAGTTATAATGGTTCAGGAACTACTTGGAACGATTTGTCAGGAAATGGCTCCAATGTTACATTAACAAACACCACTTATAGTTCAGCAAACGGAGGTTCTATTGTATTCAATGGCACCACAAGTTATGCTGATTTTACTGCCAATATTGGAAATACCAATGTGGTTACTGTTGAGATGTGGGTAAAAACAAATTCATTAACTTCTCCAATTGGGATGTATTTTGGATTTGGATTATACGATGTATGGACGAGTGGCGGTAATATTGGCTATAATACTTCAGCAGGAGATTTGCAGGGTGTAAATAGTTCGCAAGTAGATTTTTTGGGGATAGTTGGTGGATGGAGGCATCTTGTTTTTGTGATGAATTCGGGGGCTAAAACCAATAATAAAATTTATGTCAATGGAGAAAGCCAGACAATGAGTCAAGTGTATGGAACATTTAATACCGCCAATGCAAATTTTAATTCAGGAGTGGGTAGAATTTCCAGTTGGCGCAATGACCTTAACTGGAGAATGAATATGCATGTGGCCAATTTTAAAATTTACAATCGTGAATTAACGCAACAAGAAATTACCAATAATTTCAATGCCAATAAATCGCGATTTTATGCTGAAAAAGACGGATTGAGTCCACAAACAGCCTCTACAAATGCCTACCAAATCAAACAGGATTATCCTAGTTCAACAGATGGATTTTATTGGATCAAAAACAGCAATATTAACGGAGGAGTTCCTTTTAGAATCTATGCTGATATGACTACTGATGGAGGTGGTTGGACTTTGATTTTGAAGAATTCATCCAATTCTGTTTGGACCTATGCTAATGCGATTGCATACAATTCTCAAATTCCCTTTACAACCAATTCAGAGGTAATAAGTACGGCAACTTCGAGTTATTCCATCATTGGTTGGGCTGATTATATTAAAAGAAGTGCTAGTGGTTTTCAATACATGATCGATGCGGGTAGTAGACGAAGTTTTGGAGGAATTTGGACTGCTAATGGCAGCTATAGTTTTGTGAAAACAGACAACACTCAAACGGATGTAACAATCAATACCAAATTTGGAAGCTGGAATTACAATACAGCAAATAATGGTATTTCACAAAGAATGCCATGGTATAGTAATACAACTGGTTCTGGAACTGGCTATATCACTTTGTCTTCCGGTACGGGAAACTGGTGGGGCACCATGGTTGCAAACAATCAATATTATTCGCCATCGCCTTGGCTTTCTGATGCGTCTGGTGGAACGTCTACGAATACAGATCCAGGAATTATATGGTATTGGGTACGATAA
- a CDS encoding LamG-like jellyroll fold domain-containing protein — MRKALVIVLFLQSIFLWAQITLPIQQSNIPKNNLVVNYDFSKTASFTRGSGTVTNLAGTASGNGTLYNAPIFMNSLGLISFNGSNQYVVTPNIRTYFKSVNTSFQKSFTMSFWFYPIASTGVLVSELDSQTPSGGWHASNIEMVNGYLKYRIWNGSIVTSTSAVNLNQWYHVAMVYDGTSVKGYLNGVLQGTQAGAREIPTTSQHYAIGAGETTNMGTSAYGNFHLAQFKMFNLPFTDFDVVQEYESRKSEFDYAIHSPSTNSNPSYWSVSSAWNSETTFSQDHYTPWLNNSRLGWAALYNDANQWITLNYDEPTYIKGIVTQGRANNGGQWVKTAHIETSLTGSAPWSRVQTNVALNTNSTDDVRINFPSPVFTKFVRVLPTDWNNHITLRMGLLVKPNTSTSDNLVLHYNPSMTESYPGSGTSLVDLSGNGLTGTMSNLSYTNPAFTFNGSTSQVSIPDNAALEPGTGSWTIEVWFKNVGSSGTVIGKYNNGGNSANISYALRLVGSNLIRADFSNGSTAIVTDNYTFTTNTWIQMVYIWDKTNNSIYTYSNGVLKQTKAISITGGILNATTNLFLGSYNGGEYSQYFNGQMGIVRIYKKALNATEVLTNFNSNRALYGL; from the coding sequence ATGAGAAAAGCGCTAGTCATAGTATTGTTTTTGCAGTCCATTTTCCTTTGGGCTCAAATTACTTTGCCTATACAGCAATCCAATATTCCTAAAAATAATTTGGTAGTTAACTACGATTTTTCAAAAACAGCTAGTTTTACTCGTGGTAGCGGAACAGTCACTAATTTAGCGGGTACCGCTTCGGGCAATGGGACACTTTATAATGCCCCTATTTTCATGAATTCATTAGGATTAATTTCTTTTAATGGCTCCAATCAATATGTAGTAACTCCTAACATTAGAACTTATTTTAAATCAGTTAATACCAGTTTTCAAAAAAGCTTTACCATGAGTTTTTGGTTCTATCCTATTGCTTCAACTGGGGTATTGGTAAGCGAACTAGATTCGCAAACTCCTAGTGGTGGATGGCATGCTTCCAATATTGAAATGGTCAATGGATACTTAAAATACCGTATTTGGAACGGATCGATTGTTACGTCAACTTCAGCGGTCAATTTAAATCAATGGTACCATGTTGCCATGGTTTACGACGGAACTTCAGTGAAGGGATATTTAAACGGAGTTTTACAAGGGACTCAGGCTGGAGCAAGAGAAATTCCAACAACAAGTCAACATTATGCCATAGGTGCGGGAGAGACTACTAATATGGGCACAAGTGCCTATGGTAATTTTCATTTAGCCCAATTTAAAATGTTTAATTTACCCTTTACTGATTTCGATGTTGTACAGGAGTACGAATCCAGAAAAAGCGAATTTGATTATGCCATTCATAGCCCATCTACTAATTCAAATCCTAGCTATTGGAGTGTGTCTAGCGCATGGAATAGCGAGACTACCTTTAGCCAAGACCATTATACTCCATGGCTTAATAATTCAAGATTAGGTTGGGCTGCACTTTATAATGACGCCAACCAATGGATTACCTTAAATTATGACGAACCCACATATATAAAGGGTATTGTTACCCAGGGCAGAGCAAATAATGGAGGTCAATGGGTTAAAACAGCACATATAGAAACGAGTTTAACAGGATCAGCTCCTTGGTCAAGAGTGCAAACTAATGTTGCTTTGAACACTAACTCGACAGATGATGTAAGGATAAACTTTCCATCTCCTGTTTTTACCAAATTTGTCAGAGTCTTACCCACAGATTGGAATAATCATATCACTTTACGCATGGGATTGTTAGTAAAACCGAATACTTCCACTTCTGATAATCTGGTATTGCATTACAATCCTAGCATGACCGAAAGTTACCCTGGATCAGGAACTAGTTTAGTTGATTTATCTGGAAATGGATTAACGGGAACTATGAGTAATCTTAGCTATACCAACCCTGCTTTTACGTTTAATGGATCTACTTCACAGGTAAGTATTCCCGATAATGCAGCTTTAGAACCCGGAACAGGAAGTTGGACGATTGAAGTTTGGTTTAAAAATGTCGGTAGCTCCGGTACGGTTATTGGCAAATATAATAATGGGGGTAATTCAGCTAATATCTCGTATGCGTTGCGTTTGGTTGGATCCAATTTAATTCGAGCCGATTTTAGTAATGGAAGCACGGCTATTGTTACAGATAACTACACTTTTACTACCAATACTTGGATTCAAATGGTGTATATTTGGGATAAAACTAACAACAGTATTTATACGTATTCAAATGGGGTACTTAAGCAAACTAAAGCCATTTCTATTACTGGCGGGATATTAAACGCAACGACCAACTTATTTTTGGGCTCCTATAATGGGGGAGAATATTCCCAATATTTTAATGGTCAAATGGGTATTGTTAGGATATATAAAAAAGCACTAAACGCTACCGAGGTACTAACTAATTTTAATTCGAATAGAGCCTTATATGGTTTATAA
- a CDS encoding fibrinogen-like YCDxxxxGGGW domain-containing protein, protein MRIKWRYCSIYLLCFGISIAQTNSTTSGDFNLASTWATPIQVANGITIQNGHTITVPNGSTFYSGKINFSETGKLQLSGTGKWKPGPALNSLKSCKEILDYYPMTPSGQYTIDPDGAGSAASTTCYCDMTTDGGGWTLVLNYLHKGGTDPLLKTFAAALPVLGSTALGTDESGSTTTWGHVSNTYLSKFTFSELRIYGATNAHTRIINFKTSHSGTISYFKTGVGSMSGIASNYTALTGHNAVLPGSTANYFTNEYDLAMTNFPFWVSGAYHWGIKGHNYRWEVDDFNNSASYHTLHQIWIR, encoded by the coding sequence ATGAGAATTAAATGGCGTTATTGTAGTATTTATTTGTTGTGTTTTGGTATTAGCATTGCGCAAACCAACTCCACCACTTCAGGAGATTTTAATTTGGCTTCCACCTGGGCAACCCCTATACAGGTAGCTAATGGGATCACTATACAAAATGGACATACGATTACCGTTCCAAATGGAAGTACTTTTTATAGTGGAAAAATAAATTTTTCAGAAACAGGAAAATTACAATTATCAGGTACCGGCAAATGGAAACCAGGCCCCGCCCTGAATAGCTTAAAATCGTGTAAAGAAATATTGGATTATTACCCAATGACACCTTCAGGTCAATATACTATAGATCCAGATGGAGCTGGGTCGGCAGCAAGTACCACTTGTTATTGCGATATGACCACCGATGGCGGCGGATGGACATTGGTATTGAATTATTTACATAAAGGAGGAACAGATCCTTTATTAAAAACATTTGCTGCTGCATTGCCTGTTTTAGGATCTACTGCTTTAGGTACAGATGAATCTGGCTCTACAACAACCTGGGGGCATGTATCCAATACGTATTTAAGTAAGTTTACGTTTTCTGAATTACGAATTTATGGTGCAACCAATGCACACACAAGAATTATTAATTTTAAAACTTCGCATAGTGGCACGATTTCCTACTTTAAAACAGGTGTCGGGAGTATGAGTGGCATTGCATCAAATTATACTGCCTTGACAGGTCATAATGCAGTACTCCCGGGAAGTACAGCAAATTATTTCACAAACGAATACGATCTCGCCATGACCAACTTTCCATTTTGGGTAAGTGGAGCATATCATTGGGGTATCAAAGGGCATAATTACCGTTGGGAAGTAGATGATTTTAACAATAGTGCTAGTTATCATACATTACATCAAATTTGGATCAGATAG
- a CDS encoding tail fiber domain-containing protein: protein MDYKNSFTLVLLLSGFFLTAQTGIGTTTPVNKLEVVTAKADPATSGTTANGNFRLGATVGTHVLDFGLSSSSTFSWLQARDKGGYGTNYYLALNPNGGFVGIGTNTPTSLLTVGKADGTSTAAELVLNPSANQNEGGQIVIKKSLNGSVSDWTIDQYGTTSANARLRIFGGTSETNGLAILENGNVGIGINNPSTKLYVSGDITANSVAGTSDRRFKTNIHPVDNALAKVKALQGVYFNWNQKDFPEKDFGAQNELGLIAQEVEKVVPEIVSKDNSKEEYRSVKYDKLVALLVEAMKEQQKQIEQLQIKVKQLSKKRKK from the coding sequence ATGGATTATAAAAATAGTTTTACCCTAGTCTTATTATTGAGCGGTTTTTTTCTAACGGCTCAAACGGGTATTGGCACCACAACACCCGTGAATAAATTAGAAGTAGTAACTGCCAAAGCTGATCCTGCCACCTCTGGCACAACAGCCAATGGTAATTTCCGTTTGGGCGCCACGGTGGGGACCCACGTATTGGATTTTGGTTTAAGTAGTTCAAGTACTTTTTCTTGGTTGCAAGCCAGAGATAAAGGGGGGTATGGCACTAATTATTATTTAGCATTGAACCCTAATGGGGGTTTTGTAGGAATTGGCACCAATACACCAACCAGTTTATTAACTGTTGGAAAAGCAGATGGGACTAGTACTGCTGCTGAATTAGTGTTAAATCCATCAGCTAATCAAAATGAAGGAGGTCAAATTGTTATCAAAAAATCATTAAATGGTAGCGTTTCAGATTGGACGATTGATCAGTATGGCACCACCTCAGCGAATGCTAGGCTACGAATATTTGGCGGAACCTCTGAAACTAATGGTTTAGCAATTTTAGAAAACGGCAATGTAGGGATTGGAATTAACAACCCTTCCACAAAATTATATGTCAGTGGCGATATTACGGCCAACTCGGTTGCGGGTACTTCCGACCGTCGTTTCAAGACTAATATTCATCCTGTTGACAATGCTTTAGCCAAAGTAAAAGCCTTACAAGGAGTATATTTTAATTGGAACCAGAAAGACTTTCCAGAAAAAGACTTTGGCGCTCAAAACGAATTGGGATTGATTGCCCAAGAAGTCGAGAAAGTGGTTCCTGAAATAGTATCAAAAGACAACTCCAAAGAGGAATACCGCTCTGTAAAATATGACAAGCTGGTAGCGCTTTTAGTAGAGGCCATGAAAGAGCAACAAAAGCAAATTGAACAATTGCAAATCAAAGTAAAACAACTGTCCAAAAAAAGAAAAAAATAG
- a CDS encoding discoidin domain-containing protein translates to MKKLVIFFFFLANGTVLGQMITAPTPLTFEANATNVDPGNFVVNWVNNTEQILVSVSLDYHSGARLSFPTTTGLSLNTGYTTWSSVSSIVFFGTRDNINTALAAMTLSMGSIKTAVRINIEVSNYDANYKYNPINKHFYKYVSSSAITYPNAKSGAAAQGSFKGKTPYLVTITSQSEQDFINTNITGSNIWIALSDAGTTIDGTWKIDAGPELGTTIKTQNGPTAGNIAGQYNNWCDGEPNGANHSEDYAVAKWNGNTCWNDLSATNSGGVSGYIVEISADFPAGSDYTGVYSSYIVHNNDMAFTLSSGNTLSTAIVSNKSNAFGGLQINDGHTYTVNSATTLNTNKLVLSGTGKIVFTDATSKWTPGTSNSTSTVVHSPTTNSEPISWQVLSTSVWSGDSFYANAPSPSSTNGYHLTPWIDSPQGWSVGANDSGQFIILNYPTPVYIAGIVTQGRQNSPQWVTKAHIDVSMNNSDWTRIYTDRALNSDQNTKVYTYFPEVQYAKYVRVTPTERYGHMTMRLGLLLKQ, encoded by the coding sequence ATGAAAAAGCTTGTTATATTCTTTTTTTTTCTTGCTAATGGGACGGTGTTAGGACAGATGATCACAGCCCCAACACCACTTACTTTTGAAGCCAATGCTACCAATGTTGACCCAGGAAATTTTGTGGTGAATTGGGTGAATAATACAGAGCAAATTTTAGTAAGTGTAAGTTTGGACTACCATAGTGGAGCGAGACTTTCGTTTCCTACTACTACGGGTCTTTCCTTAAACACAGGGTATACCACTTGGTCTTCGGTAAGTAGTATTGTTTTTTTTGGCACCCGTGACAATATCAATACGGCCTTGGCAGCAATGACTCTTTCTATGGGTAGTATTAAAACTGCCGTTCGAATTAACATTGAAGTCTCTAATTATGATGCCAATTATAAATACAATCCGATAAACAAACATTTCTATAAATATGTTTCCAGTTCTGCTATCACTTATCCGAATGCAAAGTCAGGTGCAGCTGCACAGGGCTCATTTAAAGGAAAAACACCTTATTTAGTCACGATAACCTCTCAATCAGAACAAGATTTTATTAACACCAATATTACAGGTAGTAATATTTGGATTGCGCTTTCTGATGCGGGAACGACTATCGATGGTACCTGGAAAATAGATGCAGGACCTGAATTAGGAACTACAATTAAAACACAAAATGGCCCAACTGCAGGAAATATTGCAGGCCAATACAACAATTGGTGCGATGGAGAACCTAATGGTGCCAATCACAGTGAGGATTATGCTGTTGCTAAATGGAATGGCAATACGTGTTGGAATGATTTATCTGCAACGAATTCGGGAGGTGTTAGTGGTTACATCGTTGAAATCAGTGCGGATTTCCCCGCTGGATCGGATTATACAGGAGTGTATTCAAGTTATATTGTTCATAATAACGATATGGCGTTTACATTAAGTTCGGGAAATACGCTATCAACAGCAATAGTTTCCAATAAGTCCAATGCGTTTGGCGGTCTACAAATCAATGACGGTCATACTTATACCGTCAACAGCGCTACTACTTTAAACACGAATAAATTAGTCTTGTCTGGAACAGGAAAAATAGTTTTCACAGATGCCACCAGTAAATGGACTCCAGGGACCTCTAATAGTACTAGTACCGTGGTGCACAGTCCGACAACAAATTCAGAACCTATCTCCTGGCAAGTGCTTTCAACCTCTGTTTGGTCTGGAGATTCATTTTATGCAAATGCTCCAAGTCCATCTTCAACAAATGGTTACCACCTAACTCCCTGGATTGATTCACCGCAGGGTTGGTCTGTGGGTGCCAATGATTCGGGACAATTTATTATATTAAATTATCCCACCCCCGTTTATATCGCAGGAATTGTCACTCAAGGTAGGCAAAATAGTCCTCAATGGGTCACTAAAGCACATATTGATGTCAGCATGAATAATTCAGACTGGACGCGTATTTATACAGATCGAGCCTTGAATTCTGACCAAAACACCAAAGTGTATACCTATTTTCCAGAGGTACAATATGCTAAATATGTGCGCGTAACACCCACAGAAAGGTATGGGCACATGACCATGCGCCTAGGTCTATTACTTAAACAATAA
- a CDS encoding LamG-like jellyroll fold domain-containing protein — translation MSIKNTSLFFLFFVTTALAQLVPNYYATLESNRPKGNKYLYYRLYSTSSSAFPATATEFETSFATATNFKLAGYVALTSNTGNLNTSSSYAANLINFSNQTDLKNAIGNQTPYSGFGGDGFTIVVSGYFIPKQTGIYTFTIEGDDAVDLFINDQNVANHYGPHGPDPIGTHIGTISLVAGKKYSFRARMQEGGGGEVMRLFWKKPSEASGAVWYQDIEELSGEEAVPNGLVLSIDPGNWYTYPKYGTALTDLKGNATGVLGGSTAYNTTAQGVFYFDGNADYIDFGKTPTNFPTGDISVFVWLKGNSIRGDWNIFFTKWFADTIGTSGGSDFHYDLYNNGVNIYQRIFTTSKSNMIGTIPLNNNTWYQVGFTISSGNLQMYLNGATDGAVISGAARTNQTNANLFLGDPRTNGLVTFNGYIGSAQIYNRAITTDEVFQNYNATKTKYGL, via the coding sequence ATGAGTATCAAAAACACCTCTCTCTTTTTTTTGTTTTTTGTCACTACTGCTCTTGCTCAGTTGGTGCCTAATTATTATGCGACCTTAGAAAGTAATCGACCGAAAGGGAACAAGTATTTATACTATCGTTTGTATAGTACTTCATCCTCTGCTTTTCCAGCGACCGCCACAGAATTTGAAACTAGTTTTGCTACTGCAACCAATTTTAAATTAGCAGGATATGTGGCTTTAACTTCTAATACAGGTAATTTAAATACCTCATCTAGTTATGCTGCCAACCTAATCAATTTTTCAAACCAAACTGATTTAAAAAATGCCATTGGCAATCAGACCCCATATTCTGGATTTGGTGGAGATGGTTTTACTATTGTGGTATCGGGCTATTTTATTCCAAAACAAACAGGAATATATACCTTTACAATTGAAGGCGACGATGCAGTCGATTTATTTATAAACGATCAAAATGTAGCCAACCACTACGGACCTCATGGTCCTGACCCCATTGGTACTCATATTGGAACAATCTCTTTAGTTGCTGGAAAAAAGTACAGCTTTCGGGCCCGTATGCAAGAAGGTGGTGGTGGCGAAGTGATGCGGTTGTTTTGGAAAAAACCCTCTGAAGCAAGTGGTGCTGTTTGGTACCAAGACATTGAAGAATTATCGGGGGAAGAAGCCGTTCCTAATGGATTAGTGTTGTCAATAGATCCGGGAAATTGGTATACGTACCCCAAATATGGAACCGCTCTAACTGATTTAAAAGGGAATGCTACAGGTGTTTTAGGAGGAAGTACTGCTTATAATACAACCGCTCAAGGGGTGTTTTATTTTGATGGAAACGCCGATTACATTGATTTTGGGAAAACGCCTACCAATTTTCCTACTGGCGATATTAGTGTTTTTGTATGGTTAAAAGGGAATAGCATTCGAGGAGACTGGAATATATTTTTCACAAAATGGTTTGCAGATACAATTGGAACGTCTGGAGGTTCTGATTTTCATTACGATTTGTATAACAATGGAGTGAATATTTACCAGCGTATTTTTACCACAAGTAAAAGCAACATGATTGGAACCATCCCCTTAAATAATAACACATGGTACCAAGTAGGGTTTACTATTTCTTCTGGAAATTTACAAATGTATCTCAATGGGGCAACTGACGGGGCTGTAATTAGTGGCGCTGCAAGAACAAACCAAACCAATGCTAATCTTTTTTTAGGCGACCCAAGAACAAATGGTTTGGTAACTTTTAACGGATATATTGGATCTGCTCAAATTTATAATCGAGCAATAACAACTGACGAAGTATTTCAAAATTATAACGCAACAAAGACAAAATATGGATTATAA
- a CDS encoding PA14 domain-containing protein, with product MKKAIALIFSIVSMGGQAQIMAAYQPVHKQPTVQFDYWVYSTHAGNGTATQYPVLPTTRAEMDNLFNSAYSNTTVFQTGKTNSARLLDWSSAAELTPLGINLPNSGNYFAIKIQGTFIPQQSGNYVFTLEADDASDLIIEGNPVIGTYQGQAVPALGTHTGTVNLTAGKSYSFQVRMQQGSGGYGLRLFWKSPTQNSAPSSYTSVHPANTYFQSWTQNLQEMVSVPVMDGTTAAKAAPSAKYIQTAFSNYADGTYWINLPYVGPTQVFCLLNPATDGGGWMMAMKATRGTTFPYSSSYWTAVNTLNPGQTNRNDGDAKFDTMNYFHAKDILALWPDIAWNYGGSTTGGSLSTNGTYNVWCWLQNNFNSGIRITPINFFNTASKLFFSDGNSFAGRGTPFSSQTDIRFYGFNYTNASSTASVRWGFGWNENGGGLYPGGEATSNDVSGGIGMSGLFTTNINYSAGDQLSCCSTNSGINRSARVEIYIR from the coding sequence ATGAAAAAAGCAATTGCTCTTATTTTTTCTATTGTAAGCATGGGAGGTCAAGCACAAATTATGGCCGCTTACCAACCCGTACACAAACAACCTACCGTGCAATTTGATTATTGGGTGTACAGTACCCATGCGGGTAATGGAACAGCCACTCAATACCCAGTCTTACCCACCACTAGAGCCGAAATGGATAATTTATTCAACTCTGCTTATTCAAATACTACGGTATTTCAAACCGGTAAAACCAATTCGGCTAGACTATTAGATTGGTCAAGCGCTGCCGAATTAACTCCCCTTGGCATTAATTTGCCGAATAGCGGTAATTATTTTGCTATAAAAATACAAGGAACATTTATACCGCAACAATCGGGTAATTATGTTTTTACTTTAGAGGCAGATGATGCCAGCGATTTAATTATAGAGGGCAACCCAGTTATTGGAACCTATCAAGGTCAAGCTGTCCCTGCTTTAGGAACCCATACAGGAACGGTCAATTTAACAGCGGGAAAATCGTATTCTTTTCAAGTACGCATGCAACAAGGAAGCGGTGGTTATGGATTGCGATTGTTTTGGAAGTCTCCTACTCAAAATAGTGCCCCAAGCTCCTACACTAGTGTGCACCCAGCCAATACTTATTTTCAATCCTGGACACAGAATTTACAAGAAATGGTTAGCGTTCCGGTCATGGATGGAACTACCGCAGCCAAAGCAGCGCCTAGTGCCAAATACATTCAAACGGCTTTTAGCAATTATGCTGATGGGACCTATTGGATCAATTTACCCTATGTAGGACCCACACAAGTCTTTTGTTTATTGAATCCCGCCACTGACGGAGGCGGATGGATGATGGCCATGAAAGCGACTCGCGGCACTACATTTCCGTATTCTAGTTCCTATTGGACCGCAGTAAACACACTCAATCCGGGCCAAACCAATCGAAATGATGGCGACGCCAAATTTGATACCATGAATTATTTTCACGCCAAAGACATCTTGGCCTTATGGCCGGATATTGCTTGGAATTATGGTGGAAGTACCACCGGAGGAAGTCTTAGTACTAATGGGACCTACAACGTTTGGTGTTGGTTACAAAATAATTTTAATAGCGGTATTCGCATCACACCGATAAATTTTTTTAATACGGCGAGTAAATTGTTTTTTAGCGACGGCAATAGTTTTGCGGGCAGAGGCACTCCCTTTTCATCTCAAACGGATATTCGTTTTTATGGATTCAATTATACCAATGCCAGTTCAACGGCAAGTGTTCGTTGGGGATTTGGTTGGAATGAAAATGGCGGGGGCTTGTATCCCGGTGGCGAAGCTACCTCAAATGATGTTTCAGGTGGAATTGGAATGTCTGGCTTGTTTACTACTAATATCAATTATTCAGCAGGAGATCAATTGTCCTGTTGTTCCACTAATTCAGGAATCAATCGTTCAGCACGAGTAGAAATTTATATTCGATAA